One window of the Ureibacillus sp. FSL W7-1570 genome contains the following:
- the trxA gene encoding thioredoxin → MAIVHATDQNFAQEISSGLVLVDFWATWCGPCKMIAPVLEELDAEMGSEVKIVKVDVDNNPATAAEYQIMSIPSLLLFKDGQLVAKTVGFQPKEALVEFINNNK, encoded by the coding sequence ATGGCAATTGTACATGCTACTGATCAAAACTTCGCACAAGAAATTTCTTCCGGCTTGGTATTGGTGGATTTCTGGGCAACTTGGTGCGGACCTTGCAAAATGATTGCTCCAGTTTTGGAAGAACTTGATGCTGAAATGGGCTCTGAAGTGAAAATCGTAAAAGTCGATGTGGACAATAATCCGGCAACAGCTGCAGAATACCAAATCATGTCCATTCCATCATTATTATTATTCAAAGATGGCCAATTGGTTGCTAAAACAGTTGGATTCCAGCCAAAAGAAGCTTTGGTTGAGTTCATCAATAACAATAAATAA
- a CDS encoding DUF350 domain-containing protein, with protein sequence MVNVGSNFWRHPLIETAGYFSVVVLCLVVAMVLFEVVTKYKNWEEIKKGNIAVALATGGKILGVCNIFRYSIERHNTFFEMIGWGLYGFVLLIIAYFLFEFLTPQFNVDKEIEEDNRSVGLISFTISLGLSFVIGASII encoded by the coding sequence ATGGTGAATGTGGGTTCAAATTTTTGGCGGCATCCTTTAATTGAAACGGCCGGTTATTTCAGTGTTGTCGTATTATGTTTGGTGGTCGCTATGGTGTTGTTTGAAGTAGTGACGAAATATAAAAACTGGGAAGAAATCAAGAAGGGAAATATTGCAGTCGCCCTTGCAACCGGAGGAAAAATTCTGGGGGTATGCAATATTTTCCGATATTCGATTGAGAGACATAACACATTTTTTGAAATGATCGGTTGGGGGTTATATGGGTTTGTTCTGTTGATCATCGCCTATTTTCTATTTGAATTTTTGACCCCCCAATTCAATGTGGACAAGGAAATTGAAGAAGATAACCGGTCTGTCGGATTGATTTCGTTCACCATTTCGCTTGGTCTTTCCTTTGTCATCGGCGCCAGCATCATTTAG
- the uvrC gene encoding excinuclease ABC subunit UvrC: MNETIQNKLALLPELPGCYLMKDRQGTVIYVGKAKILKNRVRSYFTGSHDGKTQLLVSEIEDFEYIVTSSDLEALILELNLIKQYDPKYNVMLKDDKSYPYIKITNEKYPRIITTRKVKKDKAKYFGPYPNVSAANETKKLLNRIYPLRKCNRMPDRVCLYYHMGQCLAPCVKEIDPKIYEEMTNEIVRFLNGGHEEVKKELEKKMVEAAEKLEFERAKEYRDQIQNIEAVMEKQKIVSGDQTNRDVFGYAVDKGWMCVQVFFVRQGKLIERDVSLFPIYRDPEEEFLTYVGRFYDTEHIKPKEILIPDHIDKAILEELLHVKVIVPKRGQKKELVELANKNATLAIQEKFQLIERQEERTIGACQQLGEALNIATPYRIEAFDNSHLYGADPVSAMVVFIDGKPAKKEYRKYKLREAAKHDDYGAMQEVIRRRYTRVLRDHLPLPDLIIIDGGKGQMEVAREVLEDELGLSIPIAGLAKDDKHRTSELLFGDPPVSIPLKKTSDAFYLLQRIQDEVHRFAITFLRQQHQTNAFRSVLDEIEGVGPKRKKQLLHHFGSVKKIKEASVEELMEAKMPKAVAESIYQHFHGDTLSKQ, translated from the coding sequence ATGAATGAAACAATTCAAAATAAACTGGCGCTTTTGCCGGAGCTGCCCGGATGCTATTTGATGAAAGACAGGCAGGGAACGGTGATATATGTAGGAAAAGCAAAAATTTTAAAAAACAGGGTCCGTTCCTATTTTACCGGCTCCCACGACGGAAAAACGCAGCTTTTGGTAAGTGAAATAGAGGATTTTGAATATATCGTGACCTCCAGTGATTTGGAGGCTTTGATTTTGGAACTCAACTTGATCAAACAATATGACCCGAAATATAACGTGATGCTGAAGGATGATAAAAGTTATCCTTACATAAAAATTACGAATGAAAAATATCCGCGAATCATTACGACGAGAAAAGTCAAAAAAGACAAAGCAAAATATTTTGGGCCATATCCAAATGTATCTGCGGCAAATGAAACAAAGAAACTGCTCAACCGCATCTATCCATTGAGAAAATGCAACCGCATGCCGGACCGGGTTTGCTTGTATTATCATATGGGACAATGTTTGGCTCCATGTGTCAAAGAGATTGATCCGAAAATTTATGAAGAGATGACCAATGAAATTGTGCGATTTTTGAATGGCGGCCATGAAGAAGTGAAAAAAGAATTGGAGAAAAAGATGGTGGAGGCTGCGGAAAAGCTTGAATTTGAACGGGCGAAAGAATATCGGGACCAAATCCAAAATATCGAAGCGGTCATGGAAAAACAGAAAATTGTGTCAGGCGATCAAACCAACCGCGACGTATTTGGTTATGCCGTCGATAAAGGCTGGATGTGCGTGCAAGTCTTTTTCGTCCGCCAAGGCAAGCTGATTGAGCGGGATGTATCGCTATTCCCGATATACCGGGATCCGGAAGAGGAATTTTTAACCTATGTCGGCCGTTTTTATGATACGGAACACATCAAGCCGAAGGAAATTTTAATACCGGATCATATTGATAAAGCGATTTTGGAAGAATTATTACATGTGAAAGTCATAGTGCCAAAACGGGGCCAAAAAAAAGAGTTGGTGGAGCTGGCAAACAAGAACGCGACACTTGCCATCCAGGAAAAATTCCAATTGATCGAGCGGCAGGAAGAACGTACCATCGGCGCCTGCCAACAATTGGGCGAAGCGCTCAATATTGCAACCCCATATCGCATCGAAGCTTTTGACAACAGTCATCTGTATGGTGCGGATCCGGTCAGCGCAATGGTCGTATTTATTGATGGAAAGCCGGCAAAGAAAGAATACCGCAAATATAAATTGAGGGAAGCTGCAAAACATGACGACTATGGCGCAATGCAGGAAGTCATCCGCAGGCGTTACACCCGTGTATTGAGGGATCATTTGCCGCTTCCGGATTTGATCATCATCGACGGTGGAAAAGGGCAGATGGAGGTTGCCCGGGAAGTGTTGGAAGATGAACTGGGATTGTCCATTCCCATCGCCGGTCTTGCAAAGGATGATAAGCATCGCACTTCAGAGCTCTTATTCGGGGATCCGCCCGTTTCCATTCCTTTGAAAAAAACGAGCGACGCCTTTTACTTGCTTCAGCGCATACAGGATGAAGTCCACCGCTTCGCCATCACGTTTTTAAGACAGCAGCATCAAACGAACGCTTTCCGCTCGGTTCTCGACGAAATCGAAGGCGTGGGTCCAAAGCGGAAAAAGCAATTATTGCATCATTTCGGCTCCGTGAAAAAAATCAAAGAAGCATCTGTTGAAGAATTGATGGAAGCAAAGATGCCCAAAGCGGTTGCGGAATCCATCTATCAACATTTCCATGGAGACACATTGTCAAAGCAATAA
- a CDS encoding electron transfer flavoprotein subunit alpha/FixB family protein, which yields MSKKILVLGEVRDGALRNVSFEAIAAAKQIADGGEVVGALLGHQVTDLANELIAYGADRVIVVEHPHLKTYTSDGFSQGLLAIIEQEKPEGIVIGHTALGKDLAPKVASRLQSALISDVTVIEGAGDDALFVRPIYSGKAFEKVKIKEGLVFVTVRPNNIAPLEKDAGRTGNVESLSVDIKNLRTIVKEVVRNATTGVDLTEAKVIVSGGRGVKSAEGFKPLKELADLLGGAVGASRGACDAGYCDYAMQIGQTGKVVTPDLYIACGISGAIQHLAGMSNSKVIVAINKDPEANIFKVADYGIVGDLFEVVPLLIEEVKALKVNS from the coding sequence ATGTCAAAGAAAATATTAGTATTAGGTGAAGTTCGTGACGGGGCACTGCGCAACGTTTCTTTTGAAGCAATCGCAGCAGCGAAACAAATTGCGGATGGCGGCGAAGTGGTTGGCGCCCTATTAGGCCACCAGGTGACAGATCTTGCAAATGAATTGATCGCATACGGTGCTGACCGGGTAATCGTTGTAGAGCATCCTCATTTGAAAACATACACTTCAGACGGTTTCAGCCAAGGATTGCTTGCCATTATTGAACAAGAAAAACCGGAAGGAATCGTCATCGGACACACGGCTTTAGGAAAAGACTTGGCGCCAAAAGTGGCTTCCCGCCTTCAATCAGCATTAATTTCCGATGTGACTGTAATTGAAGGGGCCGGCGATGATGCGTTGTTCGTCCGTCCGATTTACTCCGGAAAAGCCTTTGAAAAAGTAAAAATCAAAGAAGGACTTGTATTCGTCACAGTTCGTCCTAACAATATCGCGCCACTCGAAAAAGATGCGGGCCGCACAGGAAATGTTGAGTCCCTTTCTGTTGATATCAAAAACTTGCGCACAATCGTAAAAGAAGTTGTCCGCAATGCAACAACAGGAGTGGATTTGACTGAGGCGAAAGTCATCGTTTCAGGCGGCCGCGGTGTAAAATCTGCGGAAGGATTCAAACCATTGAAAGAACTTGCGGACTTGTTGGGCGGTGCTGTCGGAGCTTCCCGCGGTGCTTGTGACGCAGGATATTGCGATTACGCGATGCAAATTGGACAAACAGGTAAAGTGGTGACACCGGATTTATATATTGCTTGCGGTATTTCCGGCGCAATCCAGCACTTGGCTGGTATGTCCAACTCCAAAGTCATTGTTGCCATCAACAAAGATCCGGAAGCTAATATCTTCAAAGTGGCAGATTACGGAATTGTCGGAGACTTGTTTGAAGTGGTTCCTTTATTAATTGAAGAAGTGAAAGCATTGAAAGTGAATTCATAA
- a CDS encoding YslB family protein: MTATRDTFPYFGYELIRDYLLPSILGKHEKDILYWAGKDLARKFPCTDIPLIISFFKDAGWGDLTLEKETKDGFVFRLTNDPEQLKIKERNFRLEAGFIAEQIQNFKGFLTECFEEKKENQHQVFFTVKMDLKEKTKE, from the coding sequence ATGACAGCAACTAGAGACACATTCCCTTATTTCGGTTACGAACTGATCAGGGATTATTTATTGCCATCCATCCTGGGAAAACATGAAAAAGATATTCTTTATTGGGCAGGCAAAGATTTGGCCCGCAAATTCCCGTGCACCGATATCCCTTTGATCATTTCCTTCTTTAAAGATGCGGGATGGGGCGACCTCACCCTTGAAAAAGAAACGAAAGACGGATTCGTTTTCCGCTTAACGAATGATCCGGAGCAGTTAAAGATCAAAGAGCGGAATTTCCGCTTGGAAGCCGGCTTTATCGCTGAACAGATCCAAAATTTCAAAGGCTTTTTGACGGAATGCTTTGAAGAAAAAAAGGAAAACCAGCATCAAGTTTTCTTTACTGTAAAAATGGATTTGAAAGAAAAAACGAAAGAGTGA
- a CDS encoding long-chain-fatty-acid--CoA ligase yields MSDKVWLKHYPADIPHTLEYEEIPVQTFLTRAYEKNPKKVAIHFMGRELDYQELYESALKFANYLRSIGVEKGDRVAIMLPNCPQAVIGYYGVLYAGGIVVQTNPLYTERELEYQMQDSEAKVILALDILYPRIMKVKNQTKIENVITTGIKDYLPFPKNLVYPFIQKKQYGFSVKVEHQGHTHLFTEIMRIEEPAPIDVPFDFEEDLALLQYTGGTTGVPKGVMLTHKNLIANAMMCDAWLYKCEEGKETVLGLLPFFHVYGMTTVLILTIMKGNKMVLLPKFDVEQVLKTIDKQKPTLFPGAPTMYIGLLNHPDLKKYDLSSINACISGSAPLPVEVQEKFEEVTGGKLVEGYGLTETSPVTHANFIWDKRVVGSIGVPWPDTDAVIMNPEENKILPPGEIGEIAIRGPQVMKGYWKRPEETAKSFADGWFLTGDLGYMDEEGFFYVVDRKKDIIIAGGYNIYPREVEEVLYEHEAVQECVVVGVPDPYRGETVKAYIVLKEGKTVSKDELNKHCRQNLAAYKVPRIYEFRDSLPKTAVGKILRRTLVEEEKKKQQAKELQAN; encoded by the coding sequence ATGTCTGACAAAGTGTGGCTTAAACATTATCCTGCTGATATACCACATACATTGGAGTATGAAGAAATTCCCGTTCAAACATTTCTGACGCGGGCCTACGAAAAAAATCCAAAAAAAGTTGCAATCCATTTTATGGGAAGGGAATTGGATTATCAGGAACTGTATGAATCGGCACTAAAATTCGCCAACTACCTGCGTTCGATAGGGGTTGAAAAGGGAGACCGGGTGGCAATTATGTTGCCGAACTGTCCGCAAGCGGTGATTGGCTATTATGGCGTCTTATATGCAGGGGGAATTGTTGTTCAAACGAATCCGCTTTATACGGAAAGGGAATTGGAATATCAGATGCAGGATTCGGAAGCGAAAGTGATTTTGGCATTGGATATTTTATATCCGAGAATCATGAAAGTGAAAAATCAGACCAAAATTGAAAACGTTATCACTACCGGTATCAAGGATTACCTACCTTTTCCGAAAAATCTTGTCTATCCGTTCATTCAAAAGAAACAATATGGGTTCAGCGTCAAAGTGGAGCATCAAGGACATACGCACTTATTTACTGAAATCATGCGAATTGAAGAACCGGCTCCGATCGATGTGCCTTTCGATTTTGAGGAGGATTTGGCGCTTCTTCAATATACCGGTGGAACGACCGGTGTGCCAAAAGGGGTTATGTTGACCCATAAAAACTTGATTGCCAATGCAATGATGTGTGACGCATGGCTATACAAATGTGAAGAAGGGAAAGAAACGGTACTGGGATTGCTTCCGTTTTTCCATGTTTATGGTATGACGACGGTGCTGATTTTGACCATCATGAAAGGAAACAAGATGGTCCTGCTTCCGAAATTTGATGTCGAGCAAGTATTAAAAACCATTGATAAGCAAAAACCTACCCTATTCCCGGGAGCTCCGACGATGTATATCGGGCTGTTAAACCATCCGGATCTGAAAAAATACGACTTATCTTCCATTAACGCATGTATCAGCGGTTCTGCTCCTCTACCTGTGGAAGTGCAGGAAAAGTTTGAAGAAGTGACGGGCGGAAAACTTGTCGAAGGATACGGTTTGACAGAAACATCACCGGTGACCCATGCAAACTTTATTTGGGATAAACGGGTGGTTGGATCCATCGGCGTACCTTGGCCGGACACGGATGCGGTGATCATGAACCCGGAAGAAAACAAAATTTTGCCGCCGGGGGAAATAGGGGAAATCGCAATTCGGGGTCCGCAAGTCATGAAAGGCTATTGGAAACGTCCGGAAGAAACCGCAAAGTCTTTCGCAGACGGTTGGTTCTTGACGGGGGATTTGGGCTATATGGATGAAGAAGGTTTCTTCTATGTAGTGGACCGCAAAAAAGACATCATTATTGCGGGCGGATATAACATTTATCCACGGGAAGTGGAAGAAGTATTATATGAACATGAAGCTGTTCAGGAATGTGTTGTTGTAGGGGTGCCGGATCCGTACAGGGGAGAAACGGTGAAAGCATATATTGTATTAAAAGAAGGAAAAACGGTGTCGAAAGATGAATTAAATAAACATTGCCGTCAAAACTTAGCCGCCTATAAAGTGCCGCGCATTTATGAATTCAGGGATTCCCTGCCGAAAACTGCGGTGGGCAAGATTTTAAGACGGACATTGGTTGAAGAGGAGAAGAAAAAACAACAGGCAAAAGAGCTTCAGGCAAATTAA
- a CDS encoding electron transfer flavoprotein subunit beta/FixA family protein: protein MNIFVLMKRTFDTEEKIVIQDGKIQEDGAEFIINPYDEYAIEEAIQVRDQHGGKVTVISIGNEEAEKQLRTALAMGADEAVLINTEDDVEELDHSGAAYILAEYLKDKEPDLILAGNVAIDGGSGQTGPRVADLLGINYVTTITKLEIDGENVKIVRDVEGDSEIIETSLPLLVTAQQGLNEPRYPSLPGIMKAKKKPLEELELDDLDIDEDDVETKIETVEVFLPPQKSAGRILQGELKDQVKELVNLLHSEAKVI from the coding sequence ATGAATATTTTCGTATTAATGAAACGCACTTTCGATACAGAAGAAAAAATCGTAATTCAGGATGGAAAAATCCAGGAAGATGGTGCTGAATTCATTATCAACCCATATGATGAATATGCCATTGAAGAAGCGATTCAAGTGAGAGATCAGCACGGCGGAAAAGTGACTGTGATTTCCATCGGCAATGAGGAAGCGGAAAAACAACTGCGTACAGCCCTTGCGATGGGAGCGGATGAAGCGGTTTTAATCAACACGGAGGATGATGTGGAAGAGCTGGACCATAGCGGTGCGGCTTATATTCTCGCAGAATATTTAAAAGATAAAGAGCCTGACTTGATTTTGGCCGGAAATGTGGCAATTGATGGCGGTTCCGGTCAAACAGGTCCGAGAGTTGCGGATTTGCTTGGCATCAATTACGTGACAACGATTACAAAATTGGAAATTGACGGAGAAAACGTGAAAATCGTCCGTGACGTTGAAGGGGATTCCGAAATCATTGAAACGAGCCTTCCTCTATTAGTGACGGCACAACAAGGGTTGAATGAACCAAGATATCCTTCTTTGCCTGGTATCATGAAAGCGAAGAAAAAACCGCTTGAAGAGTTGGAATTGGACGATTTGGACATTGATGAAGATGATGTGGAAACAAAAATCGAGACAGTGGAAGTATTCTTGCCTCCGCAAAAATCCGCCGGCCGCATTTTGCAGGGCGAACTAAAAGACCAAGTGAAAGAATTAGTAAACTTACTTCATTCAGAAGCAAAAGTGATTTAA
- a CDS encoding aspartate kinase, with translation MINIVVKLNEKNLSTPEQIGETAKRLIEEKKFGRNVVAVVPSTELINGSLEKIAFSLSDSPTERELDAIHSTNAQIAASLLSIAIQKRGFRAHSLNGWQLGVRTTKKTAGHARIEELNGDVIIERFKKGEIVVVAGGQGVDEENDITLLGDGGSDTTAVAVAKSIGADRVEIYTELDGVYTGDPSTIQRARKLIDITYDEMLELSYLGSKVVHPRAVELAKKFEIPIVVRSSTKNVRGTLIKGEIEMEKNLIVRGVAYETDIIRFTVGYESLEKSSLANLFNTLAKHHVNVDIIVQSVMSEVKPTISFSIAKEDLANAVKVLEDHKEELGFQFADFEVGLAKVSIVGSGMVSNPGVAARMFARLCKENIPVKMVSTSEIKVSVVVPQDDMIRAANALHEEFGLAEELV, from the coding sequence ATGATTAACATTGTAGTGAAATTGAATGAAAAGAATTTGTCTACGCCTGAACAAATTGGAGAAACAGCAAAAAGGCTGATTGAAGAAAAAAAATTTGGCCGCAATGTGGTGGCGGTGGTCCCTTCAACGGAATTGATCAACGGCAGTTTGGAAAAAATCGCCTTTTCATTATCCGATTCCCCAACGGAAAGGGAATTGGATGCCATCCATTCCACAAATGCCCAAATCGCCGCCAGCTTGTTGTCCATCGCCATTCAAAAAAGGGGGTTTAGAGCCCATTCCCTCAATGGTTGGCAACTTGGGGTGCGAACAACGAAAAAAACGGCAGGACATGCCCGAATCGAAGAACTTAACGGGGATGTCATCATCGAACGGTTCAAAAAAGGTGAAATTGTGGTTGTAGCAGGTGGACAAGGGGTCGATGAGGAAAATGACATCACCTTGCTTGGCGATGGAGGATCAGATACAACTGCGGTAGCGGTGGCAAAAAGCATCGGTGCAGATCGGGTTGAAATTTATACGGAACTTGACGGAGTGTATACAGGAGATCCAAGCACCATTCAGCGGGCACGCAAACTGATAGACATCACATATGATGAGATGTTGGAACTGTCTTATTTGGGTTCCAAAGTCGTTCACCCGAGAGCAGTGGAGTTGGCAAAAAAATTTGAGATACCAATCGTTGTCCGCTCGAGTACAAAAAATGTCCGAGGTACATTGATTAAGGGAGAGATCGAAATGGAGAAAAATTTAATCGTTCGTGGCGTTGCATATGAGACTGACATCATCCGTTTTACAGTCGGCTATGAATCTTTGGAAAAATCTTCCCTTGCGAATTTGTTCAATACACTGGCGAAACATCATGTGAATGTGGACATAATCGTTCAGTCCGTTATGAGCGAAGTGAAGCCGACAATCTCTTTTTCAATTGCAAAAGAAGATTTGGCGAATGCGGTGAAAGTTCTTGAAGATCATAAAGAAGAACTCGGCTTCCAATTTGCGGATTTCGAAGTCGGTTTGGCAAAAGTGTCCATCGTCGGTTCGGGCATGGTTTCCAATCCGGGGGTGGCTGCAAGAATGTTTGCCCGTTTATGCAAAGAAAATATACCTGTGAAAATGGTTTCCACTTCCGAGATCAAAGTTTCCGTTGTTGTGCCTCAGGATGATATGATCCGCGCCGCCAACGCATTGCATGAAGAGTTCGGCCTTGCCGAGGAATTGGTGTGA
- a CDS encoding TetR/AcrR family transcriptional regulator, whose translation MNRDKPKYMQIIDAAVIAIAENGYHQTQISKIAKQAGVADGTIYLYFKNKEDILISLFKEKMSVFIDNLKDIIKTESSATEKLSKMIDNHFNVLANDHHLATVTQLELRQSNKELRLKINAILKEYLNLLDNILIEGMMNGEFNSAMDVRVARQMVFGTIDETITSWVMNEFRYNLLDNASKVKHLLLNGIKNK comes from the coding sequence ATGAACCGAGATAAACCGAAATATATGCAAATCATTGATGCTGCGGTTATTGCAATTGCCGAAAATGGTTACCATCAAACGCAAATTTCGAAAATTGCGAAACAAGCTGGTGTCGCAGACGGGACTATTTACCTGTATTTCAAAAATAAAGAGGATATTTTGATTTCTCTGTTTAAAGAGAAAATGAGCGTTTTTATTGATAATTTGAAAGACATCATAAAAACGGAATCCAGCGCTACTGAAAAACTGTCAAAAATGATAGATAACCATTTCAACGTCCTAGCCAATGATCATCATCTTGCCACAGTCACCCAATTGGAATTGCGCCAGTCGAATAAGGAACTAAGATTAAAAATTAATGCCATTTTAAAAGAATATTTGAACCTTCTCGATAATATATTGATAGAAGGCATGATGAATGGCGAGTTCAATTCGGCGATGGATGTGAGAGTGGCAAGGCAAATGGTATTCGGTACCATTGATGAAACCATCACATCCTGGGTGATGAATGAATTTAGATACAACCTCTTGGATAATGCATCAAAAGTTAAGCATTTGTTGTTGAATGGAATAAAAAATAAATAA
- a CDS encoding enoyl-CoA hydratase, with product MEFLSWKAEDGVAIVTINRPPANALAQQLIRELDELLNEIEQNDDVRAVLLHGEGRFFSAGADIKEFTELSSPDQAVKLAENGQGVFNRLESFPKPVIAAIHGAALGGGLELAMSCHIRYVAEDAKLGLPELNLGIIPGFGGTQRLPRYVGAAKAAEMIFTGEPISGVEAVQWGLANKAVPQEELLPKALELAKKIAKKSPVSLKSAIHALQFNRASFDDGLKAEAEQFGVVFQSEDAKEGIQAFIEKRQPTFSGK from the coding sequence ATGGAATTTCTAAGCTGGAAAGCAGAAGACGGAGTAGCGATTGTAACGATTAATCGCCCACCCGCAAATGCGCTTGCACAACAATTGATTCGTGAATTGGACGAATTGTTGAATGAAATTGAGCAAAATGACGATGTACGCGCCGTTTTGCTTCATGGCGAAGGGCGTTTCTTCTCGGCGGGAGCTGATATTAAAGAATTTACAGAGTTATCTTCCCCTGACCAGGCAGTAAAACTTGCCGAAAATGGACAAGGGGTGTTCAATCGCCTAGAATCTTTCCCGAAACCGGTGATTGCGGCAATTCATGGGGCTGCTTTAGGCGGCGGACTGGAACTTGCGATGAGCTGCCATATCCGCTATGTTGCCGAAGATGCGAAGTTGGGTCTTCCTGAACTGAACCTTGGCATTATTCCTGGATTTGGCGGAACTCAAAGACTGCCGCGTTATGTTGGAGCTGCAAAAGCGGCGGAAATGATTTTTACCGGAGAGCCGATTTCAGGAGTGGAAGCTGTACAATGGGGACTTGCCAACAAAGCGGTACCGCAGGAAGAGCTGTTGCCGAAAGCTTTGGAATTGGCGAAAAAGATTGCCAAAAAGAGCCCGGTATCATTGAAATCCGCCATTCATGCATTGCAGTTCAATAGAGCCTCTTTTGATGACGGCCTCAAAGCGGAGGCGGAACAATTCGGGGTTGTCTTCCAATCAGAAGACGCAAAAGAAGGCATTCAAGCATTCATTGAAAAACGCCAACCAACATTCAGTGGAAAATAA